Genomic window (Chryseobacterium bernardetii):
TTCCCGTTTTGCCAATGACGTCAATGAAGAATCCGTGAAACTGATAGAACCGGTATTCCTTAAAGCCTGTAAAACCATAGCTAAATGGGAAGTACCATATCTGAACGTCCTGTTATGTAACGTTATCATTAATTATGGGCTGAGTTTATTGGAAAAGTATCCTGTTCAGCTTAAGAATCTGACCAAAATATACGAGAAAACCAGTAATGAAGAGGCTGCAAGGGAAATATATACAAATTATCAAAAAAAATTAGGGCCAATAACGAAAGTCGGAGCAGGAAGCCCTGTTATGAAAGCATTTAAAGAGCTTGCCATATATATTTATGAAAAAATAAAAGCAGGAGACAGCGTTCCTTTGCTGTTTGCCATCACCCATGCTCCTTGTTGGATCTCTCCGGTTACTTTAGTGGAAAGACTGGAAGTGTATCAGAATAAAAATATAGAACCTCATCATTTGGATATGCAGCTGGCAATACAACGATGTGCGCTGGATAACACATCTGAAGCATTACAGCTTGCCGAAAAAAAATTAAAAGGAGAGTTTAAAGACCTGTTGCTTTTCTTCTTTGGTAAAAATACAGAGCCAAAAGGGAAATTTGAACATCCTGCATGGTGGATGACAGCAGGAATTACACGGTCTCCGGGAACCATTTTCAAAGAGTTCGGTAATTTTGGATATGAAACTATTCCGGCAGAATTCTTTTCAGGAGTTTATGCATGGAAAACCATTGACAGTAAGAAAAATTCATATTATCCGGCGGAGCTGAATATCACTATTCCCAAATATCATTTCACAAAAAGAAAATATCCTCTGCTTCTGGAATATTTTATTGCAGAGCCAAGAGAACTTTCAGAAACCATTGGTATGATGTGGTGTTTTCCGAATACCCTGGGCAATGCTCTCGCAAAAGTAATCAAAAGCTGTCTTTTTTACTCCGGTATTGCCGAGGTTTACGAAAGAAATATGGTTTTGAATACAGCACAGGCCCTTTACCAGATTAAAAGACCATTGGATGAAATGGGATATCTGTTTTTGGGAACTATTTTCCTGGACGGAGATAAAACAATCCGTGGAACAGCTGCTGAAATCTGGCTGGAACATGTTTCCCATAAGATGATAGACAATGCCAGGCTTGGGAGAGTGATCGGAACCCATGAAAAACTGGAGTGGGCACCTGTAAAAAGGTTTACAGATCTTATCCAGCACCAGATGCTGAGTGTAAGTAAAAATCATAATAGTGCACTTGAAGAATTAATCACCAATATTCTGCTTCAGATGGATAAACCTGTTACCAATCTGAAGAAGCTGCTGGAAGTGTATCACGAGGTATTGGCACTCAACCAATCGGCAGCCAATAAAAAAGTAATTGAAAAACTCGATGAATGGAAAGACAACTCGAGTCTGAAGAAAATCTGTAATCATCTTATAAAAAATTAAATGATGGAGGATCTGCTTACTTATAATTATTCAAGCTCATCATCTTTTGTAAAGAAAGACGCTGTTGAAGAACTGTTTCTTGCCCAATACAGCGAGATACAGAAAAAAACGGATGTTCCCTGTTTTTTCTGGGGAAATGTAGGCCAGCCTTTTATATTGGCCCGCTGTCTGATTACCCTTTCCAATATTGTAAAATCCAGTTTCAATTTGTCGCCATTTCAGATGGCGCTTCTGAAAGATCCGATTGTAACTGCCGGAAATGAAAAGCTGCGTTTTGAAGGCTTTTCTCATTGTGCCGGAGTCTATGCCCGTGTAGATGTTCTTCCGGACGGATTACATGGAGAATTTCTGGAAAACGGAACTACTAACGTAGACTTTAATCAGCCTATGATAACCGCTTTGGGAAGTATTCGTCCGAACGAAAAAATGATGCTTTCTATAGGAGAAAAAGAGGTTGGGCTGTATAGAGAAGAAAAAAAAGTAGTAGAAAGAAAAGTTCCTTTGCCTGTAAAATGGATCAAAGGTCTCGGAACCGTTCAGATCTATCTCTCAGAATCAGAAAAACAGCATACATTTAATAAGATTCAAACCCAACAGTTATTCAGGGGAATGCCGAAAGGAGTGGTGAAATCGGATTATTACCTTATTGTAAGAGGAAATAAACCTATGTTTTCTCCGGTAAAATCTGCCGGTGCAGTTTGTATTGGAGGACTTCACAGACTGCGATTGCTGGAACCTCTTCTTCCTTATATTGATTCTATGCAGGTTTTTCCACATCCTAATATGCAGTCTACAACCTGGCAGCTTTATATGGGAAATATAAGGTTCAGTTTCTCCTTATCGAGAGAAAGCTGGCGCGGGTTTTCCGGAGAAGGAGCCTTATTGAATAGCCTTACTACTGAGATTCCGGACGAATGGATCGATGCCTTGGATAAATATGCTTACGCTAATCAGTCATTCAATGCAACCGTTCTCGCACTGGAAGAAAACCTTAGTTTGAATACAACAGAAAATCTGACAGCTAGGCTTGCTGCGATGGGATTACTGGGGTATGATCTTGATGAAAATGAATTTTTCTACCGCAGATTACCTTTTAAACTGAACCGTATTTTAGAGCTGAATCCCCGTATGAAAAATGCTGAAAAGCTGATTGAAGGAGGAAAAGTGGAAATTTTAAACAACACTAAAGAAAGAACGGAAGCCAGAGTAGAAGGTAGCGGAGTACATCATACAGTAATTCTGGAAGAAGATAAAGAACGCTGTACCTGCGAATGGTTTAGTAAATACCAGGGCGAAAGAGGTCCTTGTAAACATGTTCTGGCAGTGAAGAAGCTTGTTAATAATGAATTGCAGATCATGTAAAAACAGGTTATGAAATATTTTTATATGAAGTATTTAGTCATAAATTTGAAGTCTTTTTGCCACGGATGAATGCATAATAAAAGAATTGTTCATCCGTGGCTCTATAAATAATTAATTTTGTGCTTGTAGCATCCAATCTTCATAGGAAAGAACACCCAATTCAGGCTTTCCTTCACCTTCAAGAATAGAAATGAATTCCAGCTGGTTGCCGTCAGGATCATTAAAATAAATGGCCAGCGCAGGCATCCATGCAAATACCATC
Coding sequences:
- a CDS encoding DUF6493 family protein, with translation MKERLYEILNEEKIHEIVPFLKQLTTEEKKALVPTIKKMDREINKIIMTKNSYHTAGSANQHSIIDIASFVCMDQKNFGKNYWSLFRNIEQAEQILEWGCPDWFSDFINDSIDAEFTAFNYKHILGWTEKGYIQPKPELLGHHLCNYPTDLDQHPETLRTHFWYLCEYPSKSLPFQREWFPLVQKLVAEQKIERKRFLKECLLASNRNFNKNVTGWFMDAFTALKPTEGELIELQDELMAGLTSVQSKAVNTILIHLKKIVGSTAFKNDEFAHYLPNLLSMEVKTVVMATLTLTEKIFQHKKVNPEILGLALTSAFVSKDDGIQSKAAKIILKYIPPSEAVKESLSHYSDNILTNVRSLLETYIEEKPQELEAIVSEKVFLTTEENKVKVLESFEDLMFFLPMAIEDPYSHHCDIALAGFSRFANDVNEESVKLIEPVFLKACKTIAKWEVPYLNVLLCNVIINYGLSLLEKYPVQLKNLTKIYEKTSNEEAAREIYTNYQKKLGPITKVGAGSPVMKAFKELAIYIYEKIKAGDSVPLLFAITHAPCWISPVTLVERLEVYQNKNIEPHHLDMQLAIQRCALDNTSEALQLAEKKLKGEFKDLLLFFFGKNTEPKGKFEHPAWWMTAGITRSPGTIFKEFGNFGYETIPAEFFSGVYAWKTIDSKKNSYYPAELNITIPKYHFTKRKYPLLLEYFIAEPRELSETIGMMWCFPNTLGNALAKVIKSCLFYSGIAEVYERNMVLNTAQALYQIKRPLDEMGYLFLGTIFLDGDKTIRGTAAEIWLEHVSHKMIDNARLGRVIGTHEKLEWAPVKRFTDLIQHQMLSVSKNHNSALEELITNILLQMDKPVTNLKKLLEVYHEVLALNQSAANKKVIEKLDEWKDNSSLKKICNHLIKN
- a CDS encoding SWIM zinc finger family protein, producing MMEDLLTYNYSSSSSFVKKDAVEELFLAQYSEIQKKTDVPCFFWGNVGQPFILARCLITLSNIVKSSFNLSPFQMALLKDPIVTAGNEKLRFEGFSHCAGVYARVDVLPDGLHGEFLENGTTNVDFNQPMITALGSIRPNEKMMLSIGEKEVGLYREEKKVVERKVPLPVKWIKGLGTVQIYLSESEKQHTFNKIQTQQLFRGMPKGVVKSDYYLIVRGNKPMFSPVKSAGAVCIGGLHRLRLLEPLLPYIDSMQVFPHPNMQSTTWQLYMGNIRFSFSLSRESWRGFSGEGALLNSLTTEIPDEWIDALDKYAYANQSFNATVLALEENLSLNTTENLTARLAAMGLLGYDLDENEFFYRRLPFKLNRILELNPRMKNAEKLIEGGKVEILNNTKERTEARVEGSGVHHTVILEEDKERCTCEWFSKYQGERGPCKHVLAVKKLVNNELQIM